The genomic segment GCCACCAGCTGGATGAATAGAGAGAGACACTTTGATGGCATGGGTTTTAGAATCAAAGGCTTTCAGTTTTTAAGCTAGGGAAGACCTCAGGGGTCTCCTAGTTCAACTcattcattttccagaaaaggaaCCTGAGGTCTGGAGAGATTAAGCCAAGTACCCAGGTCACATAGCTTGTTATATCTGCTTGAGGGGCATGGAGAGTGGCAGAAAGGCTTCAGTGAGCAATGTGGTCGGTGCAGTAAACATCACATGGCATGTGGTTAGGTACATTCAGAACCTCtgcagatgacaatttcccacccCCGGGCCCTTTTTTGTTGACTTGTCACCAGAAGGGGACAGGTTCTGGACAGAGCTTATCTGTGGGCTTCCCTCAGGAGGGTGATGACCTGCAGGTGTGTCCTCACTTCCCAGTCCGGGAGGCCACCTGAATGGCCTTGATCCACTCAATGCGCTCCTTGGGAGTGGCCGCTTGCAAGAAATAATGAACTTCATCAGCTGTGATGATCTCAAAGAGGTTCTCGTCTTCAGTCTTCCTGCCTGGTTTAAAAGAAAGTGAGTGACAGTGAGCATGCACACTGGATAGGCCACCCAGTTCACCCTCCTTCTGCAAGGAATGAAATCCCTAATTTTTGAGTGCCCTAAGAATATTAAATATGTGGTTTTCAAACTTAACATTATTGTATGATCATATATAGTCACTACATAATTATGTTTATAGTATTTATATAGATACTATATAGTatgatcatgtgtgtgtgtgtgtgtacatttatgaaataaataaaacagtcaaggagaaacattttcttttatagtttaaAAGCAAACCAGATTTCTCACTTTTGCACACCAGTAGTGTCTAATGAGTACATTTCCGCTGCTCAGAATATAAACCAAGGGCTGAgtctgattttttaaagatacacaaTATACCTGTATACCACCAGTATAGCCTGAACTTGGTTTTATCAAGGGGCAAAGTTTGAGTCTCTGCTGTAAGATCAAAAGGCAATAAACTGGCCAATACTGTGACAAGACTTAAAACATCCACCTCAAATCAAAAGAGCAACACACTCCCTACCTCCAAATGGAAGCATCATTCTATGGGGAGAAGGCAGCAGCAGATTCAGTAGTAAAAATCTGGGCTTATGCAGCTGTAATGTTTTCCTGGCAGCCTCTAAAATATCATCACCCCAAAATGACAAGGCAAAACCAGGGTTTCGATGTCTAAACCACGTCTGCCCAGTGATACTTCTCATCCCCACACCTGAGAAGTCAATCCAACCAACATGAATCATAGACTCATAACTTGGGATCCAGAGGTCGTCTGGCAGAACCCCCTCGCTCTCAGAGGAGGACCTCAGACCCAGATCAGTTAAGCAATCCACTCAAGATCCTACCGCTAACTGAGTGGCACAGACCTAACTATAACCTAGGAGCACTTTCCACTCCCCACACTGCCCCACTGCGCAGATATCCCTTTCGTTGTGGGAGATCTCGTGTAAGGATGTAAAAGGGATTCCCCTTTAAGGAATGTCATAGCTCAATTACAGAGTCAGGAGGTAGTAAGTCTCTCCATCAAAGCCAGTTCTGAGGTAAAGGTTTTCTGAGCTTTGCTCAGGGATTTATTCAAGTCATCCACAAAGCCACACCTACTCCCCAAGACTCCAAGAGCCAGGGCATGGTTGGGAGAGAATAACTCTTGGTCTTTCCCAGGTTTTCAGACAGAAATTCATTCACACTATGCCTGATTGATTGCATAATTGATTGTAGCTGACTCAGGATGTCCCAGGTGTGGGAAGGGAATCTGAGTAGATGCACTTCTTTCAAACAAAAATTCATTCTTACCATCTAGGTTGCTCTCCACTGAAGTCACCACACAGCCTCTCAAGCGGATGGCTCCCAGGGGATCTTCCCCCTAGAGGAGAGAGGAGTCCTTTGTTATGTTTCCAAAGAACAATGTATTGGATATACCTTATCTTATTAGTGCAAAGGCCACATAGACTCACTCTGGTATAATCAGGGCTCCCAAAATAGGTAAGAGCAGAAGGAGATTAAAGGGAACCCTTCTAGATCCTCCACCTCCCACTTCACACAGGGAAGTTGGATGAAGAGACACAAGTCAGTCTGAGCTTCCTGTCCGAGGAAAAGTTCCAGGGGAGGTGTGGAGGCTGAATCACCACATCCCACGAAAGAAGAGCTATGGGTTTCCAGAGCTCTTTGCCCACATGCAGCTGATAGAGTAGTACAACCCTCACAGGAGGGAATCAACAAGCCCTGCACCACACACAGAGGCCAAGAACCCGCCTGGGTGGAACTGTCTCTGTGCTTTAGAACTGGCTCATTTTATTGAGGAAAAAACCCACCTCTGCACCATCAACTTCCCAAATGACTGCACCTAAACAATGCTGTCATCCAAGTTGGCCTAAAAggaattatcatttttttttttttttgcctattaaACCAAGAGCAAAGTGTTGGACTAGTTGAGTTCCTGTGACAATATCAGATTGgggcaaacaaaaaaaattatgctGAGTTGACCAAATAAAGGGAAATATAGTGATATTTTCTTCATCCTTGAACTTACACTGGCCCCAAAGCCTAAGATCTTAGATCTTTGCAATAAGAGAGGGcaggaaaaggcagaggaaggtgggagaaagagaagtagAAGAGTAAAGAGTAAAGGATATCGACAgagcagaaaggagaaaaagaagccaGCTACTGGCTGCAGTGGAGGCTCCCGGTGGATGGCCTTTGGCCACAGAGTCTCACCCCAGCAGGGTCATAGTAGTGCAGATACGCAGGGTCTTCTCTCAGAATGAACTTTCTCACTTTCCAGTTTTTCCTCCTATGCCCCTATATTCAGGGTCAATGTAAGAAAAGCAATGATGAGTTCTTACCATCACTCTGTACACATAGTACCTACATAATAAGTGTTTgacaaattgaaaaaagaaaaaaaaaagagagataaataCAAACCCCAGAAGAACCAGGCCCCAACCCAGGTCTTGGAGATGGAGATAGCACTAGAGCCAATGAACAATTGGGATGTTATTAAATTATGGATTAGGTTATTTCTAAGATCATCTTTCAACTTGTGTATTATGTAAGAATACTGCATAGAAGCTACTATGTTAGGTAATGGTGAGGCTATAAAGAGGGTTAAGACACAGCCCTCCTCTTCAAAGTTTATAACCCTATGTGGAAGTATAAAATAGCAAATGTCCAAACCACATAATTGGTATAGATAATGGGTTCCGAAGAAATTAAAGGAGGGAGATGTAATTGCGGGTTTGGGATGTCAGAGGGAGCGTCATGAAGACCTACGCTTGGCCAGGTGGGACACAGGGGAGTTTGATGGGTGAATGAGGCGGGTGGGAAGCCTACCGGCAACAGGAAAACAGCAGGGGGAATGCACGAGGCATAGGCAGCCCTCCGTGAATAGGACCTGTCTGGCTAGAATGCAGGGCTCATGAGACAGCAGAGGCGAGTGTGGAAAAATGGAAAgggacttaataaaaataaaaggcaggGTTGTCCCTGATGGTGGTTCTGTTGGAAGGGAAAAGCCTATAATCACATTTTAGGAAGATTAATATAGTAACAACATTCAGGATGGACCAGCTGGCTAGGTTAAAGATGAGCCAGAGGAAAGATAATAAGGTAAAAAGGAGATCATTAGGAAATGATTGTAACGATCCAAGCATAAAATTAGGGGCTAACATCAGATAGCAACAATGGAGATGGGAAGGAATGATGGTTGTGACAGATGAGATGAAAAAGAATAGGACTTGGTCCTTCACAATAGAATTAAACACTGACATCAACTGGACTGCGGGTTTTGAGGGCAGGATTTGCATCTTGTTTATCTCCTTCCTATGCCCAGcactgtgtctggcacatagaagCTGTTTCATATCTGTTTGTTATTGCCCTGAATTACCCAGTTTTTCCCATTAGCATATAGCAGTGTTTTAAAATGTCATGGTAAACCTGATTTTATGATTTCCCACAGAAAATTCAAATGACTGAAATAACTTCAGAAGCCAAAAAAACATTAGGTTAGACGATACAGTTTCCATCTTGCTAATCTGAAGACTATTATTTGTTATTTCTAAAGCAGCACATATTGACAGGCACATAGATGGATTTTCTAGTATGTCATGTTACTTGTATAGAAAACAATGAAACATTTATGATTTTAACAGACAGTGCCTCCTTCATAATGTTGGGTCAAAGGAGTTTAAAGGGAGCTTTCAAGAATGGGTCTAAGCTATTTGGCCAAGCACTTAGTCAGGAGCTCATATTCAAAGAGCCTTTACTTGCCAGAGGTTGGAAGCCAGGAACCCTGTAGAGTCATATGGGAGAACAGACAATGTTTCTATCTGCAGTATCATATCCAGAATGGCTTTTGTAAAGCACCAACTTCTGAAATTCTTTTTCTGAATTCCTGCTCTTTGGCTTGGCTAATCTGTCCCTAGGGTGAGGATACTAAAGGTTCTACCCCACGCCATTTCCTCCTGACCTGTAGTCGTACATGTCACATTCGCTTATGCAATCACTGGGTGGGTACCAAGTTTCCATGAGTCAGTGGAAGAGGAAGGTAACAGGAGGATGTGAAATCAGCCAAGCCTGGCCAACCATCGCATTGCCTTGAAGCTCTCCCTGGCATCACAATGTGACACATTAAAGAGTCTGATCTGTCCATCTTTCATTTAATAAGTGTTTCCTGAGAGATTTTAAGGAAGGCATGCATGCCTGGGGGTTTGAAGAATTGTTGTTGATCTGTCAAGGTCATCACTTATATTCGATTTAGTTTACTCTCCAAGTGTCAACTGTCCACCATTGTAGACCAAGAAGGATGCTGGACTTGGTGGCAGACATGGGAAAAAACACATCTAACACATTGTCCCTCTGCATCAAAGAATCTACGTGTGGTTGAGaaactaatattttgttcattgtcATAACAGAATGAATTATATGAAAAACAGATTATATTGAATATAACCCAATATCATTAATCCTCAAACTTTCTACATTCCCCAAGTGGAATAATTTCCTCTGGGATGGGAGAAACAGGCAGAATTCAGAGAGGGCGAGTTGAGGAGGGCTCGGGGGAGTGGGACCTCCAGCTGAACCCAGTACTTCCCACCTGTGAAGTATGAACACAGGAATCCTTTTTCATGATAAGCCTTCTGTGCAGGGTAACCCTGGTTGACGCCCAGTAGTAGACACAGTGCGGTTAGTTTTGTGGTACTTAATGAGgagattttttaaagttccctCTAGTGATTCCGATATGAACCGAGACTATAAATCACTGAGCTAAGAGTGGAAAAACTAAAGGAGCCAACAAGTCATATAAAAGAGGTTtcttttccctctccctctcacaAAAAAATTAGAGGAAAGGCAATTgtaaaagaacaaaatgcctgaatATACATagatttctattttcttcatgTTAAAAGGTGGCTTATAATGATGACTGTGTAAATAGTCGTATTTTGATAGTAGGATAAATAAGCATTTAAGAAAAAGGTTAGCTCTACAGTTCTCGGCCTTGGCCACGCATCAGAATCCCGTGGGGAGCTGTAAAATCTGGACAGACTGATTAAATTGGCCGATGGTACAATTTTAACAGATTCCCCCCCAAATTACTCTTAATAGCCACCTTCCAGCACTTGTAATCAAAGAGCCAGAATATAGGAATGTTTGGCAGAATGAATGAGGAAGCCAGTGATGGGGAAAACTCTGCCCATGGGCAACTGCCAGAACCTTCCCCACATAAGGCTGGCCCTGCTGCTATGCTTTCCTGTAATCTAATCAGTGGTCACCCTGTCACAAAAGTTATTAGAACAGTCTGTGAATTCTTTCTAAATCCTCGCTGTATTATTGCTTAGGACCCCTTCTCTCAAAATCTGGTGCTAAGGTAAGTTTTCCACATTAATGCCCCACTTGCTATGTGAAACTCAAAATCCCTACCTATGCCTATTCTCAACTAGCCCAAAGTCCttcttaaatggaaatatatGCTCAACTTTGATTCTTTCCTCTTCAGCCTAGAAGTTCAGGGCCCTATTAGGATGTAAGTCGAACCTCTCAGTCCTGGGGGGCCTATAGACAGTACACGAAAATCTCATGGAACCAGGTTCTCTCTGTTGTCTACTGAGCAGCTCCTTTCAGACAACTCACAGAACAGCCAGGAAGGCAAGACCTTGGTCTTCTCAAGAAGCTATGGCTTCTATGACACCATCTGCTAGTATCAGTTTGTTTCACTCTGAATATTCCTCTACCGGGTGCTGGCCCCTGGCCCTGGCTTCCTCACTCAGACTCAGCCCTAGTATTCTCCTACCTCTTGGCATCCTGCATCTTGGCCCCTGGTAACCAACTAGAGCTCTTCAGCCCACCCCAGCCAGCCCTTGCCTCCCAGACTGACAGTGACAGGCACCTGGACACCTGGTAACTGCACAGGACTTCCCCCCAGGGTGAGTCCATGCCCTCTGACTGAATCTGAACTTCATCTGCTGCTCCTTCTGCTGAGTAGGCTTAAGGCATGCCCTCAATTTGGTCTCACGATGTCATACCCACATGTTAGAATAGTACTTTGCTCTCAATGATATACAATGTTCTCCTTCTGGATGTGGCCTGCTCTGTGTCCTGGTTGCTTTGCAGGGTGGATGGGTGGGCAAATGGAAACACTTTTACTATGACACATCTCTGCCTTTTGGATGGCATCTCTTAGCCAACTGATTTCCTCCAGCTAATGAAAAGGTCAGGATCTTTGCTAGAATGTCTGTTTCCCCCCATGATATCCATAAAAGAAGAGTTTCCCTATTTCAAGTTGCATCTtctgccctgcctgcctcagTCTTTGTGACCTAATGCCACTTTGATCATCTGCTTAGCTTTTTGTCTGTCTTCACTCTGTGGAATTCATTTTCTAGTTGACTATTGCCCAAACATATGGAATACCATTTGGGTAATTTAGGATAGAAAAGACCTGGTAAGAGGGAAAGAGTAGAAGGGAGTCGTGGTGGCCACTCACCTGCTTCAGTAAACATCCCTGCTTAATAATGACCCCTCTGAATTCTTCTTTTAGAATCACATCATCATCACTGGAGTTCTCTTCACAGAAGAACCCACTGTCTGGCTATTGGGAACACAAAGGGCAAGTTTATTTAGCTAGTCTAGATGTCTTGCTACTTGTACTGTCTCCACCTCTAcctcccctccagcccctggggtAGATTCTTCTCCTTCCCGCTGTGGTTCATAACCCAACCTGACCCTCAAAGGTTGTCCTGGTTAACTCATTTCCTCTCCTGCTTTTTCTTGTTTCTAGTTGCTAGGTATTCTCTTGTTGGTACTCAAGTGTGATCTTTCAATagcctttcatttccttggtttccCCAAACTATGCTCTAAGTCTAGGTCAGCACATTTCTCCTTTCAAAGACTTCTTTCTTGGGAACTCATGGCCGCATCCTAGAAGGCAGTGTGGCTAACTTACAAGGCCTCGTACAACACAACACGATCATTACAGACTCTGCTATGCAGCTCCTTCTACCTTGCAAAGACCAAGAGCATGTGTCAAAGCTCCCTTCTCTGAGGTCAGGAAGGAACTAGGAGTTGCTCAGCTGTAAGTGGGCAGTGAATCACACAGGGGAGGAAGAGCCTCTGTGATGGGTATTTTTAGAATCCCACATTTAAATGGCTAGAAACAACCAGATCAAAGGTCTGAGACAAAATAAAACTCACAGTGGAACTTCCCCCAGAGTGAAATGAAACTCTCTCTGGGACATtcacttcatttttataaataggtTAGTTCTCTTAAGTAGCTTTGTAACTTTATTTAGAGATCTGaccccaaataaaaacaaaactgccaAATTCCCCTAGAAATCCACCATGGCTGGATTTCTCATATGGCCCAAGATGAGGTCTGTGTTTTGTAACACAGTGTTTCCCAATTTGTGGTAAGCATACTACAGGAGGAATGTGAGATGATTGGGGGAGGGGACATGGATAAACATATTTTGTATTAAGAGTCATATATTTTAGCGTGTATTTGGAAAAAATACAACTAGCACATTGTGATTTTCCAGATCTCCCTCTAGAAAAGAAGCTCCCGGAGGGCCATGgtttttgccaattttttttcCACTGCAGTATCACCTTTGTCTAGGGGAGTACCTGGCGTGTACTACAGTCTAGTAGGTTTTTCTAAGTGAATTACTACTTGGAATAGGAACAGatataataatgttttaaatgtcaatttaaagaaaaccattaaagttaataaaattttcctttataCTGGCTCACTGGATGGGGCAGGCATGAGGGAGACGGCTGTTAAGTCAGGGACGTCAACAGCTCTTGGAAAGGCTGGGCCCTTTCTCACACATATGTGAATACGAACGGAAACCAACCGAGCATATGGCCAGGGCAGCACCCATCACAGGAAGAGTAAATGAGTAGCTTTTGTCACTTACAAAGTAGTAGAAGGCATCGGCGTTGTCCAGGAAAGGGTTCTCAGCAGCCCTGTCTGCCGCGTTCTTGGATATGTCTCCAGCAGGCTGCAGGTACCCTTCATTCAGCAGCGAGGAGGCAATCATGAGGCCTTCCTGGCGATTCCGAACAGACTGGTTGGACACCAGCCAGTCAATGGCACAGTTACCTGGATGGGACCATCAGAGAGAAGGTTAGTTCTCCTACCAAGGACCAAGCCACTGACGGTCACCCGTGGAGATTTCCAGAGCACCCAAGTGTCTGGCTTTTCTCATCTTCCCTGttatttccagaaagaaaaatgaaatcagtgGGGTAGATACCTGGAAGCATGGAACCAtgtaaagagtttttaaaaacatctacACGCTCACTAACGAGCAATGTGTGTATCAAAGAAATCATTTTCAC from the Manis pentadactyla isolate mManPen7 chromosome 2, mManPen7.hap1, whole genome shotgun sequence genome contains:
- the PLEK gene encoding pleckstrin, whose protein sequence is MEPKRIREGYLVKRGSIFNTWKPMWVVLLEDGIEFYKKKSDNSPKGMIPLKGSTLTSPCQDFGKRMFVFKITTAKQQDQFFQAAFLEERDAWVRDIKKAIKCIEGGQKFARKSTRRSIRLPETIDLGALYLSMKDTEKGVRELNLEKDKKIFNHCFTGNCAIDWLVSNQSVRNRQEGLMIASSLLNEGYLQPAGDISKNAADRAAENPFLDNADAFYYFPDSGFFCEENSSDDDVILKEEFRGVIIKQGCLLKQGHRRKNWKVRKFILREDPAYLHYYDPAGGEDPLGAIRLRGCVVTSVESNLDGRKTEDENLFEIITADEVHYFLQAATPKERIEWIKAIQVASRTGK